The Neobacillus sp. PS3-34 genome has a window encoding:
- a CDS encoding DUF418 domain-containing protein, with product MAETRNLYLDVLRGFSVMGILFVNMLSFHSPFLYIDPISWWDKPIDRTVFIVIDIFFQGSFFPIFSFLFGVGLSRLREKAFRQGDSFYWIAVRRLTFLLLLGIIHAFLIWHGDILIQYAVIGCISLVFLTLPPKKIMSAGIMFYTIPNILLSLLAFFDSGQPRLFSNSKAAAVSLEIYRHGSFQAITVQRIHDWAAANNFFSLVLLFTTILPFFLIGVSLANSGWLERRYDTKKVFFAFFVTGILIKCLPYLIGWSFAAHFVQDIFGGPILGASYAAGIFGLMQKKTFLRFFKVFSPVGRMSLTNYLFQSIVSTLIFYHYGLGYYGQSSVLNGTLLAAGLFTFELLVSHYWVKRFYNGR from the coding sequence ATGGCTGAAACAAGGAATTTATATTTAGATGTACTGCGGGGATTTTCGGTGATGGGGATTCTTTTTGTTAACATGCTTTCCTTTCACTCTCCATTTTTATATATCGATCCCATTTCATGGTGGGACAAACCGATTGATCGAACCGTTTTTATTGTTATTGATATCTTTTTTCAGGGCAGCTTTTTTCCGATATTTTCCTTCTTGTTCGGTGTTGGTCTTTCAAGGCTTCGAGAAAAGGCATTCAGACAGGGTGACAGCTTTTATTGGATTGCGGTCCGGAGACTTACCTTTCTATTATTATTGGGAATCATACATGCCTTCCTCATCTGGCATGGCGATATATTGATTCAGTATGCAGTTATTGGATGTATTTCGTTGGTCTTCCTGACTTTACCGCCCAAAAAGATAATGTCTGCTGGGATAATGTTTTACACGATTCCTAATATTTTATTAAGTCTGCTCGCATTTTTTGACAGTGGACAACCCCGTTTATTTTCAAATTCCAAAGCAGCTGCAGTTTCTTTGGAGATTTACAGGCACGGGAGCTTCCAGGCAATAACGGTACAGAGAATACATGATTGGGCTGCGGCCAATAATTTTTTTTCCTTAGTCCTTCTGTTCACAACCATTCTCCCTTTTTTCTTAATTGGAGTATCTCTCGCCAATTCAGGCTGGCTTGAACGGCGCTATGATACAAAGAAGGTTTTTTTTGCATTCTTCGTTACTGGAATCCTAATAAAATGCCTTCCTTATCTAATCGGCTGGAGCTTTGCCGCCCATTTTGTTCAGGATATCTTTGGCGGTCCGATATTAGGAGCTTCGTATGCGGCAGGGATTTTCGGGCTGATGCAAAAGAAAACTTTTCTAAGATTTTTTAAGGTATTTTCTCCAGTTGGCAGAATGTCCTTGACGAACTATTTATTTCAGTCGATTGTATCAACGCTTATTTTTTATCATTATGGGCTCGGGTATTATGGGCAGAGTTCCGTATTAAACGGGACGTTGCTGGCTGCTGGACTGTTTACTTTTGAGCTCCTGGTTAGTCATTATTGGGTCAAAAGGTTCTATAATGGCCGGTAG
- a CDS encoding spore germination protein translates to MPAIVGVAQVMSIGSSAVFNIGDVYKIMPISNSKTFSGAGSFNTGEALRIKNEVNNTNTQDQDQIDQGILFNA, encoded by the coding sequence ATGCCAGCAATTGTAGGAGTAGCACAAGTGATGTCCATCGGGAGCAGTGCTGTATTCAATATTGGGGATGTTTACAAAATCATGCCCATTTCCAACTCAAAGACCTTTTCTGGTGCCGGTTCCTTCAATACAGGTGAAGCTTTAAGAATCAAAAACGAGGTAAACAACACCAATACACAAGACCAGGATCAAATCGATCAGGGTATCCTTTTCAATGCTTAG
- a CDS encoding spore germination protein GerPB, whose protein sequence is MNFYIQQSIQINFIKIGGISNSSVFQIGSAGIIKPTSNLYNTGGFKEPAPVPAKPGVGPTSLQLAPSVPLK, encoded by the coding sequence ATGAATTTTTATATTCAACAATCCATTCAGATTAATTTTATAAAAATTGGCGGTATTTCCAACTCAAGTGTTTTTCAAATTGGCAGTGCAGGCATTATTAAACCTACTTCCAATCTTTATAATACTGGCGGTTTTAAAGAGCCTGCCCCGGTGCCTGCAAAACCTGGTGTTGGTCCGACTTCTCTGCAACTCGCCCCGTCAGTTCCCTTGAAGTAA
- the gerPC gene encoding spore germination protein GerPC, which yields MYQDFYDYIRQLHLFIESQEKRIRRLETLLEQSVNDIAELKKKPSINVDRIEYKFDQLKVEKLDGTLNIGLNPSDMQGIEDFAVGNQAINTPMQPAQQMRGVMEIEDEIVNFVDSEAESLISSYGENFNKTVDPSYHAFIKDDIKKQLPGRIEFYFNKIPLQKRQPENEAENKQKVIQQLKSDIEKGIEAFIRNLPDV from the coding sequence ATGTATCAGGATTTTTACGACTATATTCGTCAGCTGCACCTCTTTATTGAATCGCAGGAAAAGAGAATACGGAGGCTGGAAACACTTTTGGAACAATCGGTAAATGACATAGCAGAACTGAAAAAAAAACCCTCTATAAATGTTGATAGAATCGAATATAAGTTTGATCAGTTAAAGGTTGAAAAACTGGATGGAACCTTAAATATCGGTTTAAATCCATCTGATATGCAAGGAATTGAGGATTTTGCCGTTGGAAACCAGGCTATTAATACTCCGATGCAGCCAGCACAACAAATGAGGGGAGTTATGGAGATAGAGGATGAGATCGTAAATTTTGTAGACTCAGAAGCAGAGAGCCTCATCTCTTCCTATGGGGAAAATTTCAACAAAACCGTAGATCCTTCCTATCACGCTTTTATTAAAGATGATATTAAGAAGCAGCTGCCGGGAAGAATCGAATTTTACTTTAATAAAATTCCGCTTCAAAAGCGCCAGCCTGAAAATGAAGCGGAGAATAAACAGAAGGTCATCCAGCAATTGAAATCGGACATTGAAAAAGGGATTGAAGCTTTTATTCGTAATCTTCCTGATGTATGA
- a CDS encoding spore gernimation protein GerPD has product MEFHVYNRDICVGTLKVNGVASSSMILVGDTETIQLASTFDTPAESLIIGPFVPLPPQG; this is encoded by the coding sequence ATGGAATTTCATGTGTATAACAGGGATATATGTGTAGGCACCCTTAAAGTAAACGGGGTTGCAAGCTCATCCATGATATTGGTTGGAGATACGGAAACAATTCAATTGGCTTCTACCTTCGACACACCTGCAGAATCACTTATTATCGGCCCATTTGTGCCGCTGCCTCCACAGGGATGA
- a CDS encoding spore germination protein GerPE, with amino-acid sequence MFFGNEGSFDYPVFTEPIPLPPITEPFRMYRQNINPVIRVSSIDLIGATAASVIHIGSTCHVQLEARIKHIRQLGEEGKQAEKKEE; translated from the coding sequence ATGTTTTTCGGGAATGAAGGCAGTTTTGATTATCCAGTATTTACAGAGCCAATTCCTCTGCCACCGATAACTGAACCATTTCGAATGTACCGCCAAAATATCAATCCCGTCATTCGCGTATCCTCTATCGACCTGATTGGTGCGACTGCAGCCTCCGTTATCCATATCGGAAGCACGTGCCATGTCCAGCTTGAAGCAAGGATAAAACATATCCGCCAGCTGGGTGAAGAAGGAAAACAAGCCGAGAAAAAAGAAGAATAA
- a CDS encoding spore germination protein codes for MPAIVGPVQIVNVSGGIVQFGDAAFISPKTASKTFLGSGALNTGGLVITNNGLSSTGVLDTNLIDQPMAGNN; via the coding sequence ATGCCCGCCATAGTAGGTCCTGTACAAATTGTGAATGTTAGCGGTGGGATTGTACAGTTCGGAGATGCAGCGTTTATCTCCCCCAAAACCGCTTCAAAAACCTTTCTAGGATCCGGAGCTTTAAATACGGGAGGACTGGTTATCACAAATAATGGCTTAAGCTCCACCGGTGTCCTTGATACAAATCTGATTGATCAGCCGATGGCTGGAAATAACTAA